A window of the Parambassis ranga chromosome 17, fParRan2.1, whole genome shotgun sequence genome harbors these coding sequences:
- the stam gene encoding signal transducing adapter molecule 1 has product MPLFTTNPFDQDVEKATSEMNTAEDWGLILDICDKIGQSRTGPKECLRSIMRRVNHKDPHVAMQALTLLGACVSNCGKIFHLEVCSREFASEVSNVLNKGHPKVCEKLKALMVEWAEDFRNDPQLSLISAMIKNLREQGVTFPAVGSQAAEQAKASPALVAKDPSTTTNKKEEEDLAKAIELSLKEQRQHTQTSLSSLYPSTSSLLSSHKSEGRKVRAIYDFEAAEDNELTFKSGEIITIMDDSDPNWWKGETYQGVGLFPSNFVTADLTAEPEMMKTEKKTVQFSEDVQVETIEPEQEPVYIDEDKMDQLLQMIQSADPTDNQSDSVELLQLEGACNQMGPLIDQKLEDIDRKHSELSELNVKVMEALSLYAKLMNEDPVYAMYAKLQSQQYYMQQPANAAQQVYPGQPASGSYAMSSTGLPGYTVPMEQLPAGAPIPGQPPPSDVHMYMGQPPVYTAAPGSMAPADIQSYQNPASAPGPTQCTTPAGMTQTPSYSTPSGPSIAPSSDASQAPYSEKALL; this is encoded by the exons ATGCCTCTCTTCACCACCAACCCGTTTGACCAAGATGTTG AGAAAGCTACCAGTGAGATGAATACAGCAGAGGACTGGGGCCTCATTCTGGACATATGTGATAAGATAGGACAGTCGCGCACTGG gCCCAAAGAATGCCTCCGATCCATAATGAGAAGAGTGAACCACAAGGATCCCCATGTAGCCATGCAGGCGCTGACT CTTCTTGGTGCTTGTGTCTCGAACTGTGGGAAGATATTTCACTTGGAGGTGTGCTCCAGAGAATTTGCAAGTGAAGTCAGTAATGTGTTAAACAAG GGCCACCCTAAAGTGTGTGAAAAGCTGAAGGCCCTGATGGTGGAGTGGGCGGAGGACTTCCGCAATGATCCACAACTCAGTCTGATCTCAGCAATGATCAAGAATCTACGTGAGCAGGGTGTCACTTTCCCAGCTGTCGGGTCCCAG GCTGCAGAGCAAGCGAAAGCAAGCCCAGCTTTAGTTGCAAAGGATCCATCcaccacaacaaacaaaaaggaggaagaagacttGGCAAAAG CTATTGAGTTATCGCTGAAGGAGCAGCGTCAGCACACGCAGACCTCCTTGTCGAGCCTTTACCCAAGTACCTCCAGCTTGCTCTCCTCGCACAAGTCTGAAGGCAGAAAAGTGCGCGCCATCTACGACTTTGAGGCTGCAGAGGACAATGAGCTCACCTTTAAGTCAGGAGAAATCATCACTATCATGGATGATAG TGATCCCAACTGGTGGAAAGGAGAAACATATCAGGGTGTGGGGTTGTTCCCCTCCAACTTTGTCACTGCTGACCTCACTGCAGAGCCAGAGATga TGAAAACGGAGAAGAAGACCGTACAGTTTAGTGAGGACGTCCAGGTGGAAACCATAGAGCCTGAACAGGAGCCTGTGTATATAGACGAG GACAAAATGGATCAGCTATTGCAGATGATTCAAAGTGCAGATCCTACAGACAACCAGTCTGACAGTGTGGAGCTCCTACAGTTGGAAG GTGCCTGCAATCAAATGGGGCCCCTAATTGATCAGAAGCTGGAGGATATAGACAG gaaacaCTCAGAGCTGTCAGAGCTGAACGTTAAGGTGATGGAAGCTCTGTCTTTGTATGCCAAGTTGATGAACGAAGATCCTGTCTACGCCATGTATGCCAAGCTGCAGAGCCAGCAGTACTACATGCAACAGCCTGCCAATGCAGCGCAACAG GTCTACCCTGGTCAGCCGGCTTCAGGGTCGTATGCCATGAGTAGCACTGGGTTGCCAGGTTATACAGTTCCCATGGAGCAGCTTCCTGCTGGAGCTCCCATTCCTGGTCAGCCACCTCCCAG TGATGTCCATATGTACATGGGCCAGCCTCCAGTCTACACTGCAGCTCCAGGAAGTATGGCCCCAGCAGACATTCAGTCCTATCAGAACCCAGCCAGTGCCCCTGGTCCCACACAGTGCACGACTCCTGCAGGCATGACCCAGACACCTAGCTACAGCACCCCTTCTGGCCCTAGCATAGCACCTTCTTCAGACGCTTCACAGGCCCCTTACTCAGAGAAAGCATTACTATAG
- the clul1 gene encoding clusterin-like protein 1: MKLLLGLTLVVVALGVLNSSPADQLKDISDDTLTQLSVDGERFVDEEVRRALYGVKQMREVMWRNEHKHEHLMKSLRHSSDKKKEAAQLAREVTEKLKEAEEQCKDSLQSEWEECRPCLEDACKNFYTSTCRRGFATFRAKVGNFFQRVSKRFGPREPRPDSGDILVNQGPDNTDTEVSRIEDSFNHLMSKVGKMVNNSIGLVSRMSSRLDKTLQRAFLNDSDTLVEEATSDPYYPSRDSGYLQGVGLEEVLESFLDFSKSVVEEFGAVVTQVFDDLHKAVEEEQKKGRASFPRFLQNRKLCRDLRRQTSECWQLQNQCEACQGALLTECPSVRELHVELDEVSQLLDVSKEQYDEILSIVQHHTDETVNWLGNMAAEFSWVAQAGKDNRTPQNIFRITKVAAEHYDEQNVSVTENKVEVTILNSPSIILSVPGELELQDPAFIQYVAQEALDKYKDMVRVEDE, from the exons ATGAAGCTCCTGCTCGGTTTGACCCTTGTTGTGGTCGCACTTGGTGTCCTCAACTCTTCTCCTGCTGACCAGCTCAAAGATATCTCAGATGACACCTTAACGC agtTGTCTGTGGACGGTGAGAGGTTTGTGGATGAGGAGGTGCGAAGAGCTCTGTACGGGGTGAAGCAGATGAGAGAGGTGATGTGGAGGAATGAGCATAAGCACGAGCACCTTATGAAGTCCTTAAGGCACAGCAGTGACAAGAAGAAG GAGGCAGCCCAGCTGGCTAGGGAGGTGACTGAGAagctgaaggaggcagaggagcagtGCAAAGACTCCTTGCAGTCTGAGTGGGAGGAGTGCAGACCCTGTCTGGAAGATGCCTGTAAAAACTTCTACACCTCCACCTGCCGCAGGGGCTTTGCCACTTTCCGGGCTAAG GTGGGGAATTTTTTCCAGAGAGTCTCGAAGCGCTTCGGCCCCCGTGAGCCTCGTCCAGACTCTGGGGACATCCTGGTGAACCAGGGCCctgacaacacagacacagaggtcaGCCGGATCGAGGATTCCTTCAACCACCTGATGAGCAAGGTGGGCAAAATGGTGAATAACAGCATCGGCCTGGTGTCCAGGATGAGCAGCCGGCTGGACAAAACCCTGCAGAGAGCCTTCCTCAACGACAGCGACACCCTGGTGGAGGAGGCCACCTCAGATCCCTATTACCCCAGTCGGGACTCTGGTTACCTGCAGGGCGTAGGTCTGGAAGAGGTGCTGGAATCTTTCCTTGACTTCAGTAAGAGCGTGGTGGAGGAGTTTGGAGCTGTGGTGACCCAGGTGTTTGATGATCTGCACaaagcagtggaggaggagcagaagaaag ggagGGCAAGTTTTCCTCGTTTCCTGCAGAACAGGAAGCTGTGCAGAGACCTCCGCAGACAGACATCAGAGTGCTGGCAGCTACAGAACCAGTGTGAGGCCTGCCAGGGAGCTCTGCTCACAG AGTGCCCCAGTGTTCGGGAGCTGCATGTGGAGCTGGATGAGGTGTCTCAGCTGCTGGATGTCTCCAAGGAGCAGTATGATGAGATTTTGTCTATCGTCCAGCACCACACTGATGAAACAGTGAACTGGCTCGGCAACATGGCGGCTGAATTCAGCTGGGTGGCTCAGGCTGGGAAAGACAATAGGACTCCACAAAATATCTTTCGCATCACCAAG GTGGCAGCAGAGCACTACGATGAACAAAACGTGTCTGTGACTGAAAACAAAGTGGAAGTGACCATCCTGAACTCTCCTTCAATCATCCTCTCTGTTCCCGgtgagctggagctgcaggacCCAGCGTTCATCCAGTATGTTGCCCAGGAGGCTCTGGACAAATACAAGGACATGGTCAG GGTTGAGGACGAGTAA
- the colec12 gene encoding collectin-12, which yields MKDDFADEEEVQSFGYKRFGIQEGTECTKCKNDWALRAAIALLYVLCALLTIAVAVLGYKVVQRMDNVTEGMQNYGGKINAVETDLRKLDDQTGENSVNATTEIMTFKTDLEALQTRLKDIATRANSNSDVLEELRVTGDDMQNGHVSLQSFLEGNAASLRGVNQTLASYSGMINDLQTDTARLQSEIQDQVKMQSETQVSISALNITQAQHRNLLNTLQKTVEDAGQAVQKLKNDYQILQQTARQTRADTEWLKEKVQNLQVLAANNSALARSNGEALDDLGAQLSTLASQIQNTSTLTEGHDQSLRELMDHQRDHDNATSLKFDEFEARLDRHENDMDRVTGNVSFTAQILGVISSDLNGLRSCAETVIRHSDLLVGLNTSVTEAKADSKDLRAQQDDLTARLDKEVNNLSMVMEEMKLVDSKHSQLITNFTILQGPPGPKGPKGDKGPQGPIGQAGQKGDKGDKGVPGVVGPKGEKGAAGLPGPTGSKGSPGARGLPGAKGSRGSGGRPGNTGDKGDPGPPGFPGLDGRPGMPGPPGPQGPRGAAGPAGLEGPRGPVGPIGAPGPPGLPGLPAPPVVVQPPQPAERPQVPEPTKPPQPPKPAEEPEGSVSQQVQPPVATTSAPGCPPEFRKFGDSCYYFSSGPQRLNFDESFQFCTNRSSHMLIINDNEEYLFVRNTITGKGYFWLGLTDREEENVWKWVDGSIPVFKKWKPGQPDNWTHGHENGEDCAGLVHNALWNDFYCTDRIGFICERASDLEVPVL from the exons ATGAAAG ACGACTTtgctgatgaggaggaggtgcagtCCTTTGGTTATAAGAGGTTTG GAATTCAGGAGGGAACGGAGTGCACTAAGTGTAAAAATGACTGGGCGTTACGAGCTGCCATCGCACTCCTTTATGTGCTCTGCGCCCTGCTCACTATTGCAGTGGCTGTCCTGGGATACAAAG TGGTTCAGAGAATGGACAATGTCACAGAAGGCATGCAGAATTATGGAGGCAAAATCAATGCTGTGGAGACAGACTTAAGGAAACTAG ATGATCAGACTGGAGAGAACTCGGTTAACGCCACAACTGAAATCATGACTTTCAAGACAGATCTAGAAGCTTTACAGACCCGACTGAAAGACATTGCCACCAGGGCGAACAGCAACAGTGACGTGCTGGAGGAACTTCGGGTGACAGGTGATGACATGCAGAACGGTCATGTCTCCctgcagagttttcttgaaggcAATGCTGCCTCACTGCGTGGGGTCAATCAGACATTGGCCTCCTACAGTGGCATGATCAACGACCTCCAAACAGACACTGCACGGCTCCAGTCTGAGATACAGGACCAGGTCAAAATGCAGAGCGAGACCCAAGTTAGTATCAGTGCCCTGAACATTACTCAGGCCCAGCACCGGAATCTGCTCAATACACTGCAGAAGACAGTGGAAGATGCAGGCCAGGCAGTTCAGAAGCTGAAGAATGACTATCAGATTCTGCAGCAAACAGCCAGACAGACTCGGGCCGATACAGAGTGGCTAAAAGAAAAGGTCCAGAACCTTCAGGTTTTGGCAGCCAACAACTCAGCCCTGGCCAGGTCCAACGGAGAAGCTCTGGATGACCTGGGCGCTCAGCTCAGCACTCTTGCCAGCCAAATACAGAACACTTCAACTCTCACTGAGGGGCATGACCAGAGCTTGCGTGAGCTCATGGACCACCAGAGAGATCATGATAATGCCACCTCACTGAAGTTCGATGAGTTTGAAGCACGGTTGGACAGACATGAGAATGACATGGACCGGGTGACTGGAAACGtaagcttcaccgcacagattTTAGGCGTCATCAGCTCTGACCTAAATGGCCTGAGGTCCTGTGCTGAGACAGTGATACGACATTCAGACCTGTTAGTGGGGCTGAACACTAGTGTAACTGAAGCCAAGGCAGACAGCAAAGATCTGCGCGCCCAGCAGGATGACCTGACAGCCCGGCTGGACAAAGAGGTCAACAACCTGTCCATGGTGATGGAGGAGATGAAGCTGGTGGACAGCAAACACTCACAGCTCATCACCAACTTCACCATCCTGCAGG GTCCACCAGGTCCAAAAGGCCCAAAGGGAGACAAAGGCCCTCAGGGACCAATAGGCCAAGCAGGACAGAAAGGTGATAAAGGAGACAAAGGTGTGCCTGGAGTGGTCGGTCCTAAAGGAGAGAAAGGTGCAGCTGGACTACCAGGTCCAACAGGTTCAAAAGGGTCACCTGGGGCTCGGGGTCTCCCAGGTGCCAAAGGATCAAGAGGGTCTGGAGGTAGACCTGGAAACACTGGTGACAAAGGTGATCCTGGACCTCCAGGGTTCCCCGGTCTTGATGGACGGCCAGGGATGCCAGGCCCACCAGGGCCGCAGGGgcccagaggagcagcagggccTGCAGGCTTAGAGGGACCTCGTGGGCCTGTTGGACCTATAGGTGCTCCCGGTCCTCCGGGGCTACCAGGGCTGCCTGcacctcctgtggttgtgcagccacCTCAGCCTGCAGAGCGCCCTCAGGTCCCAGAGCCTACCAAACCACCTCAACCTCCAAAACCAGCAGAGGAGCCAGAGGGCTCCGTGTCTCAGCAGGTGCAGCCCCCTGTTGCCACAACGTCAGCCCCTG GTTGTCCCCCTGAGTTCAGAAAGTTTGGAGACAGCTGCTATTACTTCTCTTCCGGGCCACAAAGACTCAACTTTGATGAGTCCTTCCAGTTTTGTACCAACAGATCATCTCACATGCTCATTATCAATGACAATGAAGAATAC ctctTTGTGAGAAACACAATTACAGGAAAAGGCTACTTCTGGCTGGGACTCACTGACAGGGAGGAGGAAAACGTATGGAAGTGGGTAGATGGAAGCATACCTGTTTTCAA GAAGTGGAAACCTGGTCAGCCTGACAACTGGACCCACGGCCATGAGAACGGCGAGGACTGTGCTGGCCTTGTCCATAACGCACTCTGGAACGACTTCTACTGCACTGACCGCATCGGTTTCATCTGTGAACGTGCTTCTGACT TGGAAGTCCCAGTCTTATAG